Below is a genomic region from Lineus longissimus chromosome 4, tnLinLong1.2, whole genome shotgun sequence.
CTAGCAATTTTAGAATTACTGAAGTAAGTATAAAGTCTTAAAAGTAGAAATTTTAAGTCGGACAAATAATTAAATCATGTAAATAGTGCATGGTTTGAAATTCACCTAGGCAATGAGTCTAATGCCTTCCTGCACTCCCTATTTGGCTTGGTGCCATTGAAATATCTTCCTTTTGGAGGCAACTTATGCTTTATCTTTTGACATTAATTTTAAAATAAGATCTTATCCATTTGAAAGGTACTGTTTTAGACAAAAAAAGCTGTGCCCTTTCGAAACAAATTTCGAGGTCTGCCACCAGTTTGTGCTTTCGCCTCTCATTTAAAGGATGTAGTAATCAAAGTAAAGTGACGTACCCATGGTCACAGACATTCTACAACAAATCATGTCAAGTTTAAATTATATATAATTTACTTCGTTCCAGATATCATCAGCGTGTTCTGTACGTCGACATCGACATCCATCACGGCGACGGCGTGGAGGAGGCATTTTATACGACAGATCGTGTCATGACTGTATCATTCCATAAATATGGCGAATACTTCCCCGGAACGGGTGACCTCAGGGTAAGTGCAtgagcaccctgggtgccagaTGGGGGATTCTAAAGTGTTGAAAACCAGCGACCTTATTCACAGTAGTGTAACTGTGTCCCAACTCTCCTAATTTAGGCAAATAGAAAAGTGTCTGTATTGGCAGTAAGCTTTGTACATTGTAGTCAGTATCGAACACAGATTTTGGCAACTGATCACTTTGTCTTTTGTATGAATGAAGTCATCAGATCGAATCTCAGTTTACCCAGCCTCTATGTCAATGGGGGCTATCATAAACTCctaaatgtacatttatttgATAAAGTGCATTGCAGTACGTGGTGTCATACCTGCGTCACATTGATTATAAGGCTTAAAATAAGGCATTAGAAAAATAGTCATAAGGCTTTCTACACTATCTAAAAAAAGTAGTGGTACAGTGGTTATATCGCAGGTATGTTATTTTGATTGTATTATATTAGAAATTGACGGCGTGGCCATGACCTCATCATGCCAAAAAAATTTTGCAGGATATTGGAGCAGGTCGTGGCAAGTACTATGCAGTGAACTTCCCTCTTCGAGATGGAATTGACGATGATTCATACGAGTCGATATTCTGCCCAGTAAGTAGCAAACCTCTTTTAATCAAAACCATTtcatacagttgaacctccctgaggacacccttgggagggacaagtactgtccttgataAAAAGGTAAAATCGAATGAAAAAAACCAATTTGGAcgaaaaactagtgtccttaaagaGAGGGTGTACTTGATACTAATGATAGAGAGGTCCGCTAACGATGTATTGTGAGATCATCATATATCATCTTCTTAGGGTAATCTGGTAACGGTTTCCTCTTTTCCAGGTGTTGACCAAAGTCATGGAGATGTATCAGCCAAGTGCCGTGGTGCTGCAGTGCGGTGCCGATTCTTTATCGGGAGACAGACTTGGTTGCTTCAACGTGACCTTGAAGGGTCACGGGAAGTGCGTCGAGTTCGTCAAGAAATACAACCTGCCTCTGTTGATGCTCGGCGGAGGTGGCTACACGATCAGGAACGTCGCACGATGCTGGACGTACGAGACGTCGATTGCTCTCGGCGTTGAGGTGGCCAACGAATTGCCCTACAATGACTACTTCGAATATTACGGTCCCGATTTCAAGCTACACATCAGCCCATCGAACATGGCCAACCAGAACACACCTGAATATCTGGACAAGATCAAGTAAgtataaaccagaaatcaaatAGGCTCATTTCTCGTACATGTGAGAATATTTGCGGCTCAAATATTTTGCTTTTGAACCCTCAATGTTACTTTTCACGGAGAACAATGTTCGCAGTCATGGGCCGaaaaagcattgaaaaaaacGTGCTTGTTTTAGAGATTTCAACTTTGCGAGCAATCACCTGAGTACTGAGAGCTCCAGCAAGCGTTCTGCAGAAAAATGCATTTACTtcaagaaaaaaactttttccGACTCCAATTTTGTAGAGAAGGTGGGAGGGGAGGGCAACATCAAACATACAATTCTTAAGGAGAGCCCAGGTTATCCTCTATTGACTTCTTAACAGAAACCTTAAACTTTTACAGGACTCGATTATTTGAAAACTTGCGCATGTTGCCTCATGCTCCCGGTGTCCAGATGCAGGCCATTCCCGAGGATTGTGTAAACGATGAGAGCGATGACGAGGAGAAAGAAAACCCTGATGAGAGAATATCAAGTAAGTACAATCAGTTGGAGGACTAGAAATTTGTTGTCTGAGAGCGAGACGCACTGCATGATATCATTTGGCCCATAGGCCTATTTGTGATTATGGAAATGAGGTAAAATTCTTTGTTTTGACAATTTGGCTGCATATTTTGAGTTCGAATCTAATATCCATCTCCATCTCTCTCTCCAGTCCGTGCCAGCGATAAGCGCATCACAGGAGAAGATGAGTTCTCCGATTCTGAAGACGAAGAAGGTGGCGGCAGACGCGACAGACAGAACTTTAAACGTAAACGGCCAAGAACCGAGGATGGAGAAAAGAAATCTGAGGAATCGGGTAAGCCTTTCATTTCTG
It encodes:
- the LOC135486525 gene encoding probable histone deacetylase 1-B, translated to MSTQPHSKKKICYYYDGDIGNYYYGQGHPMKPHRIRMTHNLLLNYGLYRKMEIYRPHKATQEEMTKFHSDDYIKFLRSIRPDNMSEYNKQMQRFNVGEDCPVFDGMYEFCQLSTGGSVAGAVKLNKQAADIAVNWAGGLHHAKKSEASGFCYVNDIVLAILELLKYHQRVLYVDIDIHHGDGVEEAFYTTDRVMTVSFHKYGEYFPGTGDLRDIGAGRGKYYAVNFPLRDGIDDDSYESIFCPVLTKVMEMYQPSAVVLQCGADSLSGDRLGCFNVTLKGHGKCVEFVKKYNLPLLMLGGGGYTIRNVARCWTYETSIALGVEVANELPYNDYFEYYGPDFKLHISPSNMANQNTPEYLDKIKTRLFENLRMLPHAPGVQMQAIPEDCVNDESDDEEKENPDERISIRASDKRITGEDEFSDSEDEEGGGRRDRQNFKRKRPRTEDGEKKSEESGDAKPAKDVKVEPTAAPEVKTEVKENNEKEKEPEKKVEEPPAAAAAATPPAETKEAAPTATTEEKMEI